CCGACGAAGCTAAAGCCGAAGCCGGAGGCGATCGCGAAGCATCCGATGGCGCTGCCCGGCATGCGCTGGATCCCGACGGCGGCGCTCTCGCCCGCCAACCTGCTGCAGCTGCAGCGATCCGCCGGCAATCAAGCCGTCGCCCGGCTGTTGAAGCGGTTCGCGGACCCCGAGACGGGCAGCCTTGAAACCTTGAAGACATACCATGCCGCGAGGCGGGACGGAGTCGTGCCGGTGCCGGGCGCCGAGGGGGAAGCGCTCATGGAGGCGCAGGACCCCCGCTTCGGAGACTGGCGGTTTCAGTTCGTCGCCGGGGACGACGGCGGCATGGCGATGTACTGGATCACGCTCGGGCAATATAAACATCGGCAGCGCCATATTTTGATCGACGCGGCGACGAACGAGCCGCTCGAGGTGACCGGCGGCGATCTGGACGAGCGGGATCGGCAGCTGCTCGCCGATTGGGCGGCGCAGCTGCTCCTCGAGCAGCTGTCCGGCGCGAAGCCGGCGCTCGCGCAGCCGGCAGCCGCGGGCGCCGCTCCTCCCGATGATGAAGAGGAGGACTTCCTCGGCGGCCTGCTCGCGGACGACGGCGGCGACGAAGGCGGAGGAAGCGGCCTCGGCGCGGCGATCGCGGCGGCGGCGGCTCGAAGCGCCGGCGGCAAGGGCAAGGGCGGCGGCGGCAAAACCTAATGCGAAGGGGAATCGGCACCATGGGGAAGTATGTATGGAACGGAGAACGGCTGTTGAATCGAGCGGAGGCGTCGGTGGACGTCGAAGATCGGGGACATACGTTCGGAGACGGGATATATGAAGTGTTTCGGGTTTACGGAGGGAAGACGTTCGAACCGGAGCTGCATTGGGCGCGGTTCGAGCGGAGCGCGAGAGAGCTCCGCATCGAGCTGCCCCTTCCGATCGCCGAGCTTGAGCGGGGCGTCGAGGAGCTGATCGAAGCGGACGGTCTCGCGGAGGGCATCGTCTACCTGCAGCTGACGCGGGGTGCGGCGCCGCGGGCGCATCCGTTCCCGGCGGAGGCGCGTCCGGCGCTGACGGCGTTCGCGAAGCCGCTTGAGCGGCCGCTCTCGGCGCTCGAATCCGGCACGTCCGTCATTACGCGGCCCGACATCCGATGGCTCCGCTGCGACATAAAGAGCTTGAACCTGCTGCCGAACGTGCTCGCGAAACAAGAAGCCTCCGAAGCCGGAGCCTCGGAGGCGGTGCTGCATCGCGACGGCGTCGTCACGGAAGGCAGCTCTTCCAATATCGCGATCGCGAAGGACGGCGTCGTTCGGACGCATCCCGCGAACAACCTGATCCTGCACGGCGTCACCCGCGCGG
The nucleotide sequence above comes from Paenibacillus antri. Encoded proteins:
- the dat gene encoding D-amino-acid transaminase, translated to MGKYVWNGERLLNRAEASVDVEDRGHTFGDGIYEVFRVYGGKTFEPELHWARFERSARELRIELPLPIAELERGVEELIEADGLAEGIVYLQLTRGAAPRAHPFPAEARPALTAFAKPLERPLSALESGTSVITRPDIRWLRCDIKSLNLLPNVLAKQEASEAGASEAVLHRDGVVTEGSSSNIAIAKDGVVRTHPANNLILHGVTRAVALRLAAELDIRVNEEPFTLDELYAADEAFLLGTTVEVMPIVRVDGRTVANGVPGPIARKLQAAFAKRI